The window GAGGATTTCAAGCATCAAAACCAGGTTTAAAGCTTAAGGTAATTTGACAGATTTTAACAACTGTTGCGTATTAAAGCAAAATGAAGTTCATATTGTCATGTGGTGTTAATAATGAAGCAATTTGATACAAACTCATGAAAAAAAATGATTTTTTTTCACGTTTGGCCATGCATTTTGAATCTGTTTGGCTATACTAAGGATAAGAAAATAATTATTTCAAGAAAAGAACGAGGTGTGATATGGCTGCTCAAGAATTTAAAAGTTTTTTTGTGCGAAACGATAAAGGAAATTTATTTAACGGTGCGTTTGCTAAATTTTCACCAGGTAACCTGTATACTAAAACTGAATCTATTGGTGTATTTTTACGTGCATTAGCGGCGAAATGTTTTGTGAGTCTCAAACAAAAAGAAAAATTAGGCAAGACCTACGATAATTATATTACCCAATCTAAAGCAGATAACTTACTTGAGACTAATAAGGTTAGTCTGAAGCAAATCGCAGGTAATTATCGTTTTAATGTATTTAGTGAGTTTTATTTTATTTCAGAAGTCATTGTACGAGGATTCATCGGACAAATTCTTTATGAAAGAGGTACGAATGCACTTTATCAAGCGGTTAAAGAAAGATTCGAAAAAAGTTGGAGTGACCGCAGTGTTAAAACATTAGGATGGGGGCTACTGGGATTAGTAATAGGGCCTCTAAATATTCTTGTGCGCGGGTTACAAGGGCTAGGTCATATACTGTTAACAGGCTCATTATTTTCTCTTACCAAGGTATCAGAAAGAGTTATAGAAGATGTCATGCAGCCCTATGTGATACCTGCATTTCAAAAACTCTTCTCTAAAGTTGGACAATGGATGAGTGGGCTTAAAGCTACCTTGGTAGCTTTTGCAAAAAACCATCCTGTGTACGCGCTATTAGGAGTTGGTGCAGCGATTAAAGTGGCAGGTCCCGTGATTGTTGCTCATAAAGTTGGAGCTGCAGCGGCAGTGACTACTACAGCACTTTTAGCTCAATTAAAGCGCAACAATGATAATTCACAAAACTCAGAGTCCGCACAGGAAGCAAACACGGCTGATAATACTGCTTCTAGCTCGGCAACACCACTGGCTACTCAAGTTGCTGGAGCTAGAGTTGAAGCAACGTCTCCTCGGGCTACCACCATAGAGCCACTTGTTCAGCAGGACATCAATAATCCCGTCGCGATAAATACTCGCGAAACCTCTGAAGTTCATGCCTTGGCAAACGATGACGCAGTTACCAAACGGAATACTCATGATAGCAAGAAAAAATCCTTGTCTTCTACTAAGTCCGCGCCTTTATTATCCACCGATACAAAAGATAACATCACTACCGTCGTGATGGATCATCGTGAAAAAACGGAGGCTCATGCTGTAGCAGAAAGAGTTAATGCTAACCCACAAACCACTCGTGATAATATCAAAGAATCTTTGCGGGAACCTACAGCATCTCCTAATAATCCCGCTGCTCTATGGAGAAAGCAGACGATTGATCAGAATTCCCCCATTAACGCTTACTTAGAAAAAGTACAAAATAGATCGGAACAGCCAAGTGTAGACCGAGCCGTTTCAGATAATTTAGGGTCTGAAAAATACTCCAGTGAACATGGGACTAACAACGATCGTCGGCGGGGGCTGACCTTATAGAAAACGGAAATTTTAATCAGCAATAATATACCGCGGGATTTGTCCCGCGGTTTGTTAATAAGGCCACCCACCCAATTCTTGCCAACGATTCACCATATAACAAAAAATTTTGGCAGTAAGCTGAGTATCGTAAATCGCGGAATGCGCTTGATTGGGATCAAAGGCAATTTTAGCGGCTTGTGCCATGCGCGCTAATACGGTTTGCCCAAACACTAAACCGCCTAAGGTCGCGGTATCGAAGGTGGTAAAAGGATGAAAGGGATTACGTTTAATTTGACAACGATTCGCTGCGGCATATAAAAATGAATGATCAAACCAAGCATTGTGCCCCACCAAAACAGCGCGCTGACAATGTTGATTTTTAATTTCTTCGCGTACCGCATGAAATAATTTCGATAACGCCGTTTTTTCATCGATGGCAAAACGAAACGGATTATCAGGATTGATGCCAGTAAATTTTAATGCCGAT is drawn from Legionellales bacterium and contains these coding sequences:
- the rnt gene encoding ribonuclease T — protein: MTDIMSQRFRGYLPIVIDVETAGFNPAKDALLEIAAVMLHFDNEGILYPGDCHAYHIEPFAGANLEESALKFTGINPDNPFRFAIDEKTALSKLFHAVREEIKNQHCQRAVLVGHNAWFDHSFLYAAANRCQIKRNPFHPFTTFDTATLGGLVFGQTVLARMAQAAKIAFDPNQAHSAIYDTQLTAKIFCYMVNRWQELGGWPY